The Candidatus Limnocylindrales bacterium region GCCGGCTGCCGGGGAAGCAGCCGGCGGCTCGGGCGGCTGCACCGGAGGCCGGGCATTGGCGTCCCGCGATGCAAGGCCCGCCGCAAACAGCGCGAGCACGACGGCCGCGGCCGCGGTGGCCTCGATGGTTACGCTGCGCGCCAGCACGGCACGCGCGGCGACGCCGGCCATGAGCAGCACGGCAATCGCGAATCCGGCTCCGCCCTGGACCACGTCGCGGAACACGGCGCGCAGCAGATTGAACGCGGTCGCCGACTCCGGCGTCTGGAAGGCCGCAGCCCAGACCGCAATGTGAACGAACAGGCACGTGACCACAATCAGCCCGAGAGCCCTTCGCAACCGGTCACTGTGGCACGCTTCGGCCGGGCGGCCGACCGACGCCAGCGTGAGCAGCGGAGCGAGCACGAGCGCCACCAGCGTCGCGACCGCAATGTTGATCGCGACCAGCTCCGGCGCGAGCGCGAGCTTGGACGCGAAGCCCTGCGGTACGAAGCTCTGCAGCAGCAGCGGAATCGGAAGATGGTCGGCGCAAAGGAAATAGATCTTCGCGAACGCGTCGTATGCGTGCGTCGGAAAGAAGCGGTACGGCGCCAGCAGCAGGTCGCGGTTCAGCCACGCAACCAGCAGCGTCTCGATGACGGCCTGCATCGTGCCGAGAACGATCCCGGCAACGGCCAGATCGATGAAGCGACGTTTCACCGTGACAGATCCGGGCGCACGGGGGAAAGGTCGCCGGCGAAGCCGATTCGTTCGCGAACCACGTAATGAGGGCGGTGCTTCACTTCCTCGAAGATTCGTCCGACGTACTCACCGATCACGCCGAGCGAGAGCAGCTGCACGCCGCCGAGGAACAGCACGATCACGACCGTGGAAGTCCAGCCGGCGATCGGCGTGCCTCCGAAGAGCCGCGCGAGCAGCAGATAACCCATGTAGCCGAGCGCAATGGCGGAGACGAGAAGGCCGACGTTGCTGACGAGGCGCAGCGGCACGTACGAATACGAAACCAGCCCGTCGAACGCGAGCTTCATGAGCTTGGCCAGGTTGTACTTGGACTCGCCGGCAAAGCGGGCTTCGCGGTTGTACTCGTATCCGATCTGCCGGAATCCGGCCCACGTGCGCAGGCCGCGCACGAAACGGTTGCGCTCCGGCATCGACTTGAGAATGTCGATCACCCGCCGGTCGATCAGCGAGAAGTCGCCCGAGTCGAGCGGGATGTCGAGATACGACACGTGCCGCAGCAGCCAGTAGAAGGCCTTGTACGCGCCGCGCTTGAAGAAGCCTTCCTTGCGCTTCTGGCGGATCGCGTAGACGACGTCGTAGCCTTCGCGCCAGCGCGCGATCATGTCCTTGAGCACTTCGGGTGGATCCTGCAGGTCGCCATCCATCGCGATCACCGCCTGGCCGCGCGCGTGATCGAGGCCGCACGTGATCGCCGTCTGGTGCCCGAAGTTGCGTGAGAAATGGATCGACCGGAAGCGCGGATCGCGCTTGTGAAACTCGCGGAGCATGCGCTCCGAGCCGTCGCGGCTGCCGTCGTTGACGAAAATGACTTCGTACTCTTCCCCGAGCGCGCCGAGCGACGTCGACAGACGCTCGAACAGGCGGTCGAGCGTCTCTTCCTCGTTGAAAATCGGAATGACGACCGACAGCATCGGCGTCACGTCAGTTTCGCTCACACCTGTTCTCCCCACTGGTTTCGGTCGCTCCCGCTCCACCTGGTTCCGGTCGCTCCCGCGTCACCTGGTTTCGGTCGCTCCCGCGTCACCGGTCATCGCGGCCCGACCGGCTCCCGCAAGCCTTCGTAGACCGCCTCAATCTGCGGCAGCACGCTGTCCCACGTCAGCCGCTCGAGAAACGTGCGCCGCGCCGCATCCCCGAGGGCCCGCCGCTCCCCGGGGTCGCGACGGCAGCGATCGAACGCGCGGGCCATGGCGGCTGC contains the following coding sequences:
- a CDS encoding glycosyltransferase family 2 protein — protein: MSETDVTPMLSVVIPIFNEEETLDRLFERLSTSLGALGEEYEVIFVNDGSRDGSERMLREFHKRDPRFRSIHFSRNFGHQTAITCGLDHARGQAVIAMDGDLQDPPEVLKDMIARWREGYDVVYAIRQKRKEGFFKRGAYKAFYWLLRHVSYLDIPLDSGDFSLIDRRVIDILKSMPERNRFVRGLRTWAGFRQIGYEYNREARFAGESKYNLAKLMKLAFDGLVSYSYVPLRLVSNVGLLVSAIALGYMGYLLLARLFGGTPIAGWTSTVVIVLFLGGVQLLSLGVIGEYVGRIFEEVKHRPHYVVRERIGFAGDLSPVRPDLSR